The following proteins are co-located in the Vigna unguiculata cultivar IT97K-499-35 chromosome 9, ASM411807v1, whole genome shotgun sequence genome:
- the LOC114163926 gene encoding 1-aminocyclopropane-1-carboxylate oxidase 5, with product MAIPVIDFSKLNGEERAKTMAQIANGCEEWGFFQLVNHGIPEELLERVKKVASEFYKLEREENFKKSTSVKLLSDLAEKKDSEKQEYVDWEDVITLLDDNEWPEKTPGFRETMAEYRCELKKLAERVMEVMDENLGLPKGYMKKALNGGEGEGAFFGTKVSHYPPCPNPELVKGLRAHTDAGGVILLFQDDKVGGLQMLKDGQWIDVQPLENAIVINTGDQIEVLSNGRYKSCWHRVLATPDGNRRSIASFYNPSFKATICPAPQLVEKQDQQLDHTYPKFVFGDYMSVYAEQKFLPKEPRFRAVRAM from the exons aTGGCAATTCCAGTGATTGATTTTTCAAAGCTGAATGGAGAAGAAAGAGCCAAAACTATGGCTCAGATTGCAAATGGCTGTGAAGAGTGGGGATTTTTTCAG TTGGTCAACCACGGCATTCCAGAGGAACTCCTTGAGAGGGTGAAGAAGGTTGCCTCTGAGTTTTATAAGCTGGAAAGAGAGGAGAATTTCAAGAAGTCTACATCAGTGAAGCTACTGAGTGATTTAGCTGAAAAGAAGGACAGTGAAAAGCAGGAGTATGTGGATTGGGAGGACGTTATCACTCTCCTTGATGATAACGAGTGGCCAGAAAAAACACCAGGCTTCag GGAAACCATGGCGGAATATCGGTGCGAGTTGAAGAAATTGGCAGAGAGGGTGATGGAGGTGATGGATGAGAATCTGGGGTTACCCAAAGGATACATGAAGAAGGCACTGAACGGTGGAGAAGGAGAGGGTGCATTCTTTGGCACCAAGGTGAGCCACTACCCTCCATGTCCCAATCCAGAGCTTGTGAAAGGTCTGCGAGCTCACACTGATGCAGGAGGTGTCATCCTTCTGTTCCAAGATGACAAGGTTGGTGGCCTTCAGATGCTGAAAGATGGGCAATGGATTGATGTGCAGCCTCTGGAAAATGCCATTGTGATCAACACTGGTGATCAGATTGAGGTCCTCAGCAATGGAAGGTACAAGAGTTGTTGGCACAGGGTTTTGGCCACTCCAGATGGGAACAGAAGATCCATTGCCTCCTTCTATAACCCTTCATTCAAGGCCACCATTTGTCCTGCACCTCAACTCGTGGAAAAACAAGACCAACAACTGGATCACACTTATCCTAAGTTTGTTTTTGGTGACTACATGTCTGTCTATGCTGAGCAGAAGTTCCTTCCAAAGGAACCCAGGTTCCGGGCTGTTAGGGCCATGTGA